The Solanum lycopersicum chromosome 6, SLM_r2.1 genome has a window encoding:
- the LOC109120454 gene encoding uncharacterized protein has product MVCESIFKLLKKDAPTKWIEECQTAFEAIKNYLSNLPVLVPPRERSPLLLYLSVSDSAFGCYEPLKTYFHGKEVAFVGEDIFEAYPGWRLFFDGAANHQGKGIGAVLVSESRHHYLMASKLQFNCTNNMAEYESRVLGLKMAIDMNVYELLKLRKRFCKIKFRHTPRIKNELVDALNTITLMIKHPNIDYIDPLGIELKEHPVHCSHVEEELDGLP; this is encoded by the exons ATGGTGTGTGAGTCTATTTTCAAGCTATTGAAGAAAGACGCCCCGACAAAGTGGATTGAAGAGTGTCAGACTGCTTTTGAAGCTATCAAGAACTATTTGTCCAATCTaccagtattggttcctccACGGGAAAGGAGTCCTTTGTTGTTGTACTTGTCTGTCTCAGATAGTGCATTCGGATgc TATGAACCGCTTAAGACTTATTTTCATGGTAAAGAAGTGgcatttgtgggtgaagatattttTGAGGCATACCCtggttggagattattcttcgaTGGAGCGGCGAACCATCAAGGTAAAGGTATTGGGGCGGTTTTAGTGTCAGAATCTCGGCATCATTACCTCATGGCATCTAAGCTCCAATTTAATTGCACAAATAACATGGCTGAATACGAATCTCGTGTTCTCGGGTTGAAGATGGCCATCGACATGAATGTTTACGAGTTGTTG AAGCTGCGCAAGAGGTTTTGTAAGATCAAGTTTAGGCACACTCCCagaataaaaaatgagttggtTGATGCTCTTAACACCATCACTTTGATGATTAAACATCCTAATATAGATTATATTGATCCTCTGGGTATAGAGTTGAAggaacatccagtccattgttcTCATGTTGAAGAAGAACTGGACGGTTTGCCTTGA